One genomic segment of Culturomica massiliensis includes these proteins:
- the miaA gene encoding tRNA (adenosine(37)-N6)-dimethylallyltransferase MiaA produces MEKTLIVLLGPTGVGKTDLSIDLARHFGTSILSCDSRQMYREMRIGTAVPEKKQLTAVPHFFIHTLSVHDYYNSWQFEQQALAKIHELHRTRDVVLMVGGSMMYIDAVCKGIDDIPTIDPKLREDLMQRYAEEGLAAIQTMLKSLDPVFYEVVDLNNAKRVLHAVEVCLMAGKPYSSLRTNTPKDRGFRIIRIGLNRDKQELYDRIDKRVDMMLAEGLEEEARALLPYRNLNPLNTVGYKEFFDYFEGKTDYDEAVRLIKRNSRRYAKKQLSWFRRDADISWFYPEEKEQILTFVESKITHWDGLIV; encoded by the coding sequence GGAAAAACGGATTTGAGTATTGATTTGGCCCGGCATTTCGGGACTTCGATTCTGTCCTGTGATTCCAGGCAGATGTACAGGGAAATGCGGATCGGTACTGCGGTTCCGGAGAAAAAACAGCTGACAGCCGTACCTCATTTTTTTATACATACGCTGTCTGTGCACGACTATTATAATTCCTGGCAATTTGAGCAACAGGCTTTGGCAAAAATCCATGAATTACACCGGACAAGGGATGTCGTCCTGATGGTCGGCGGTTCGATGATGTATATCGATGCCGTGTGTAAAGGCATAGACGATATACCGACGATAGACCCGAAACTCCGGGAGGATTTGATGCAACGGTATGCAGAGGAAGGATTGGCTGCTATACAGACGATGTTGAAAAGCCTGGATCCGGTGTTTTATGAGGTTGTCGATTTGAATAATGCCAAACGGGTGCTGCATGCCGTGGAAGTATGTCTGATGGCGGGAAAACCCTATTCTTCGCTGCGTACCAACACCCCTAAAGACCGGGGATTCCGGATCATCAGGATCGGCTTGAACCGGGATAAACAGGAATTGTACGATCGGATTGATAAACGGGTGGACATGATGCTGGCGGAAGGCCTGGAAGAAGAAGCCCGGGCCCTTTTGCCGTACCGGAATCTGAATCCTTTGAATACGGTCGGATATAAGGAATTTTTCGATTATTTTGAAGGGAAAACAGACTATGACGAAGCGGTACGTCTGATTAAACGCAATTCGCGGCGGTATGCCAAAAAACAACTTTCCTGGTTCCGAAGGGACGCAGATATTTCCTGGTTTTATCCGGAAGAAAAAGAGCAGATACTGACATTTGTCGAAAGTAAAATTACACACTGGGACGGACTCATTGTGTAA